The genomic DNA CGAAGCCAACTTCCGCCACATCCCCGAGCCCCGCACACCGGAAGACGAAATGGCTTCCGAACCCTGGTATTCCATTGGCCCGCTGGACGTCTTCCCCGAAGAGTTCCCGCCGTTCCTGTTCGCCGACGCCGGGCAGCGCAAGCTGTTCGACCAGTTGCACGGCGAGTTGTACAACGCCGACTACTGGAAAAGCCTGCAGGAGGCGATCCGGGCAGGGAAGGTGATCGATGTGTTTCCGTATCGGCGCAAGGACCTGGACAGCGAATAACCTCGAAATCTGCGCAAACCCTGTGGGAGCGAGCTTGCTCGCGATAATGGTGTGTCAGTCAACATCAACGCTGGCTGATCCACCGCTATCGCGAGCAAGCTCGCTCCCACAGGGTATGGCGGCAGGCAGGCTGCCATGTGTCGGCGCAACGGCCGCAAATCTGCGACAATCGCCCCCTTGCTCAAACCGACGACCCTTGCGTACCTGATGACTGACCAAGCTCCCGCTATCGACAAGCTGCTGAAAAACCTCGACCACGCCATGCTCGCCGACCGTCACCGGTTGCGGCGCCAGTTGCTCGAGCTGCGCAAGAAACCCGACGAGGCCAAGCTGGCCCAGTGGGTGACGCGCATGCAGGCGTCGTGCGACCAGGTGCTGGCGCGCAAGGCGAGCCTGCCGGTGATTCGCTACGACGACAATTTGCCGATCGCCGCCAAGCGCGACGAAATCAAGGAGGCGTTGCTCAAGCACCAGGTGCTGATCATCGCCGGCGAGACCGGCTCGGGTAAAACCACGCAGTTGCCGAAGATCTGCCTGGAAATCGGTCGCGGCCAGCATGGCTTGATCGGCCACACCCAGCCGCGTCGGATCGCCGCCCGCAGCGTCGCAAGCCGTGTGGCAGAGGAACTGGCCACGCCGTTGGGGGCGCTGGTGGGTTATCAGGTGCGCTTCGAAGACCAAAGCGACGCCAATACCCTGATCAAGCTGATGACCGACGGCATCCTGTTGGCCGAGACCCAGAACGACCGTTACCTCGAGCGCTACGACACGATCATCGTCGACGAAGCCCACGAACGCAGTCTGAATATCGACTTCCTGCTTGGCTACCTCAAGACCCTGCTGCCGCGCCGTCCCGACCTGAAAGTCATCATCACCTCGGCGACCATCGATCTGGAACGTTTCTCCAAGCACTTCGACGACGCGCCTATCGTGGAAGTCTCCGGTCGCACCTTCCCGGTGGAAACCTGGTATCGCCCGCTGACCCTGGAGCAGGACGAGGAGGGCAATCGGGTCGAGGACGACTTGACCGTCGACCAGGCGATCCTCGCCACCCTCGATGAAATCGCCGCCTATGAGCGCAGCGAGCGCCGCAGCCCCGGGGATGTGCTGGTGTTCCTGCCGGGCGAGCGGGAGATTCGCGACGCGGCGGAGATGCTGCGCAAGGCCCAGCTCAAGCACACCGAGATCTTGCCGCTGTATGCGCGATTGTCGCCGGCCGAGCAACAACGGATCTTCCAGTCCCACCCGGGCCGTCGGGTGGTGCTGGCGACCAACGTCGCCGAAACCTCGCTCACCGTGCCGGGCATCCGCTACGTGATCGACAGCGGTACCGCGCGCATCAGCCGCTACAGCTATCGGGCCAAGGTCCAGCGCCTGCCCATCGAGGCCATTTCCCAGGCCAGCGCCAACCAGCGCAAGGGTCGCTGCGGGCGGGTCGAGCCGGGGATTTGCGTGCGGCTGTACAGCGAAGAAGATTTTCTTGGGCGGCCGGAATTCACCGACCCGGAGATCCTGCGCACCAACCTGGCGGCGGTGATCCTGCAGATGCTGCACCTGCGCCTCGGCGAGATCACCGATTTCCCGTTCATCGAGCCGCCGGATGGCAAGGCCATCAGCGACGGCTTCAACCTGCTGCAAGAACTCTCGGCGGTGGACCGCAACAGTCAGCTGACCCCGCTCGGTCGGCAGTTGGCGCGCCTGCCGGTGGACCCACGCATGGGCCGCATGCTGCTGGAAGCGGCGAAGCTGGGCAGTTTGCAGGAAGTGTTGATCGTCGCCAGCGCCATGTCGATCCAGGACCCGCGCGAGCGTCCGCCGGAACGCCAGCAAGCGGCCGACCAGGCCCACGCTCAATGGAAAGACGCCGACTCGGACTTCGCCGGGCTGGTCAATTTGTGGCGCGGTTTCGAAGAGCAGCGCCAGGCCCTGACCGCCAGCCCACTGCGCAACTGGTGCCGCAAGAACTTCCTCAATTACCTGCGCCTGCGTGAGTGGCGTGATTCCCATCGCCAGTTGAGTTTGATCTGCCGCGACATGCAGTTGAGCCTCAACAAAGACCCGGCCGACTACCCGAAGCTGCACAAAGCGGTGCTGTCGGGTCTGCTCAGTCAGATCGGCCAGAAAACCGAAGATGGCGATTACCTCGGCGCTCGCCAGCGGCGGTTCTGGGTTCACCCGTCGTCGGGCCTGGGCAAAAAGCGCCCGCAGTGGCTGATGACCGCCGAGCTGGTGGAAACCACCAAGCTGTACGCGCGCATGGTGGCCAAGATCGAACCGGACTGGATCGAGCCGTTGGCCGGGCACCTGATCAAGAAAAACCACTTCGAACCCCACTGGGAGAAGAAGCGCGGGCAAGTGGTGGCCTATGAGCAGATCACGCTGTTCGGGCTGATTGTCGTCGGTCGGCGGCCGGTGCACTACGGGCCAGTGGACCCGGTGGTGTCGCGGGAGTTGTTCATCCGCGAGGCGCTGGTGCGCGGCGAGATCCAGTCCAAGGCCAAGTGCCTGGGCGCCAATACCCGCTTGCTGGAGCAACTCGACGAGCTGGAAGCCAAGGCTCGTCGCCGCGACATCCTGGCGGACGAGGAAACCCTGTTTGCGTTCTATGACGCGCGTTTGCCGGCCGAGATCCACCAGACCGCGACGTTCGACAGCTGGTACCGGATCAACAGCCAGAAAGACCCGCAATTGCTGATCATGCGCGAGGAAGACGTGCTGGCCCGCGAAGCCAGCGAGGTCACCGCCACGCAGTACCCCGACACCTTGCGCGTCGGTGACCTGACCTTGCCGCTGAGCTATCACTTCGAGCCCAATCACCCGCGCGACGGGGTGACGCTGCGGGTACCGGCGCCGCTGCTGCCAATGCTGCCGCCGGAACGCCTGGAATGGTTGGTGCCAGGAATGATCGAGGCCAAATGCATCGCCCTGGTGCGCAACCTGCCCAAGGCCTTGCGCAAGAACTTCGTGCCGGTGCCGGACTTCGTCAAGGCGGCGCTGCAACGCATCACCTTCGCTGAGGGCTCGTTGCCGCAATCCCTGGGCCGCGAACTGCTGCGCATGACCGGTGCGCGGGTCAGCGACGAAGCCTGGGCCGAAGCGGCCCAGCAGGTGGAAAGCCATCTGCGCATGAACCTGGAAATCGTCGACGGCCAGGGCAAGTTCCTCGGCGAGGGCCGCGACCTGGCCGAGTTGACGGCACGCTTTGCCGAAGCCAGCCAGGCGGCCTTGGCCGTGCCGCAAACGGCAAAAAGCCAGGCACCGGTGGAGGCGAAGGTCTTCGCACCGGTGGCCGAGAAAACCCAGCAGAAGATCGCCGGGCTGTCGATGACGGTTTATCCGGCGCTGGTGGAAGAGGGCGGCGTGGTCAAGGAAGGGCGTTTCCCGACGCCGGCCGAAGCCGAATTCCAGCATCGCCGCGCCTTGCAGCGCTTGCTCATGCAGCAATTGGCCGAATCGGCGAAGTTCCTGCGCGGCAAGCTGCCAGGGCTGACGGAACTGGGCCTGCTGTACCGCGATTTGGGTCGCATCGACGGTCTGGTGGAAGACATCCTGCTCGCCAGCCTCGACAGTTGCGTACTCGAAGGTGAAACGAGCCTGCCCCGTGACGGCGCCGCCCTGGCGGCCCTGGCCGAGCGTAAGCGCGGCGGCTGGACCGAGCACGCCGAACGCCTGGCGAGGCTGACCCTGGACATCCTCAAGCTCTGGCACGGCCTGCAAAAACGCTTCAAGGGCAAGATCGACCTGGCCCAGGCCGTGGCGCTGAACGACATCAAGCAACAACTCAGCCACCTGGTGTACCCAGGCTTCGTGCGGGAAACCCCGCATCAGTGGCTCAAGGAACTGCCGCGTTACCTCAAGGCCATCGAGCAACGTTTCGAGAAGCTCGGCAGCCAGGTGCAGAAAGACCGGGTCTGGAGCGGCGAACTGTCGAACCTCTGGGCTCAATACCAGGCCCGCGCCAGCAAGCACGCCCAGGAAGGCAAGCGCGACCCGCAACTGGAGTTGTACCGCTGGTGGCTGGAGGAATACCGGGTGTCGCTGTTCGCCCAGCAGTTGGGTACCAAGGTGCCGATTTCCGACAAGCGCCTGGGCAAGCAGTGGGGGTTGGTGGAGGGTTGATCAGACAGATTGGGTAACACCTGTGGGAGCGAGCTTGCTCGCGATAGCGGTGAATCAGCCAGCATTGATGTTGACTGACCCACCGCTATCGCGAGCAAGCTCGCTCCCACAGGGTAGGGTGTTGTAGTGAATGGAGAATGGGCCAAACCCCAGCGTTTATGGCAAACTTCGCGCCTATAAATGCCGGTCCCGTGATTTTGAGCTTCAATGCCACGGGCGGATCCGGAATAAAGCGATGCCAGGGCTGCTTCCCCGGATGGGAAAAGTCCCTTTGTGTATTGGTACGTCGGTGCCAATACTTTCTGCCTGAACAGATCAGAGACACGACCCATGCATAACGTCGTCATCAGCGGCACCGGCCTGTACACCCCGGCCAACAGCATCTCCAACGAAGAGCTGGTGCAATCTTTCAATACCTATGTCGCGCAATTCAACGCCGACAACGCCGATGCCATCGCGCGCGGTGAAGTCGAGGCCTTGACCGAATCCAACGCCGC from Pseudomonas beijingensis includes the following:
- the hrpA gene encoding ATP-dependent RNA helicase HrpA, which codes for MTDQAPAIDKLLKNLDHAMLADRHRLRRQLLELRKKPDEAKLAQWVTRMQASCDQVLARKASLPVIRYDDNLPIAAKRDEIKEALLKHQVLIIAGETGSGKTTQLPKICLEIGRGQHGLIGHTQPRRIAARSVASRVAEELATPLGALVGYQVRFEDQSDANTLIKLMTDGILLAETQNDRYLERYDTIIVDEAHERSLNIDFLLGYLKTLLPRRPDLKVIITSATIDLERFSKHFDDAPIVEVSGRTFPVETWYRPLTLEQDEEGNRVEDDLTVDQAILATLDEIAAYERSERRSPGDVLVFLPGEREIRDAAEMLRKAQLKHTEILPLYARLSPAEQQRIFQSHPGRRVVLATNVAETSLTVPGIRYVIDSGTARISRYSYRAKVQRLPIEAISQASANQRKGRCGRVEPGICVRLYSEEDFLGRPEFTDPEILRTNLAAVILQMLHLRLGEITDFPFIEPPDGKAISDGFNLLQELSAVDRNSQLTPLGRQLARLPVDPRMGRMLLEAAKLGSLQEVLIVASAMSIQDPRERPPERQQAADQAHAQWKDADSDFAGLVNLWRGFEEQRQALTASPLRNWCRKNFLNYLRLREWRDSHRQLSLICRDMQLSLNKDPADYPKLHKAVLSGLLSQIGQKTEDGDYLGARQRRFWVHPSSGLGKKRPQWLMTAELVETTKLYARMVAKIEPDWIEPLAGHLIKKNHFEPHWEKKRGQVVAYEQITLFGLIVVGRRPVHYGPVDPVVSRELFIREALVRGEIQSKAKCLGANTRLLEQLDELEAKARRRDILADEETLFAFYDARLPAEIHQTATFDSWYRINSQKDPQLLIMREEDVLAREASEVTATQYPDTLRVGDLTLPLSYHFEPNHPRDGVTLRVPAPLLPMLPPERLEWLVPGMIEAKCIALVRNLPKALRKNFVPVPDFVKAALQRITFAEGSLPQSLGRELLRMTGARVSDEAWAEAAQQVESHLRMNLEIVDGQGKFLGEGRDLAELTARFAEASQAALAVPQTAKSQAPVEAKVFAPVAEKTQQKIAGLSMTVYPALVEEGGVVKEGRFPTPAEAEFQHRRALQRLLMQQLAESAKFLRGKLPGLTELGLLYRDLGRIDGLVEDILLASLDSCVLEGETSLPRDGAALAALAERKRGGWTEHAERLARLTLDILKLWHGLQKRFKGKIDLAQAVALNDIKQQLSHLVYPGFVRETPHQWLKELPRYLKAIEQRFEKLGSQVQKDRVWSGELSNLWAQYQARASKHAQEGKRDPQLELYRWWLEEYRVSLFAQQLGTKVPISDKRLGKQWGLVEG